From Medicago truncatula cultivar Jemalong A17 chromosome 7, MtrunA17r5.0-ANR, whole genome shotgun sequence, a single genomic window includes:
- the LOC25498773 gene encoding beta-glucosidase 11 — MALILKVLALKELLNVAVVLLVILLPSAYGLSRDEFPSYFVFGASTSAYQVEGAANKDGRKPSIWDTFSHAGNGNKYQSNGDIACDQYHKYKEDVQLMANMGLDAYRFSISWSRLIPDGKGSVNPKGLQYYNNLIDELISHGIQPHVTLHHWDLPQKLEDEYGGWVNRSIVKDFTAYVDVCFKEFGDRVKYWTTVNEGNVYALFGYDLGNLPPQRCSPSFAAKCSRGNSSTEPYLVAHHMLLAHASSARLYRKKYKGMQHGFIGFNLLTFGFVPLTNTSEDIIATQRVQDFMMGWFLNPFIFGEYPDIMRKNAGSRLPSFTKKESSLIKGSMDFLGINFYSSFYVKNSPGIQHIEDRDYIADMEVETIMLTSNHTSPNENPITPWILQGVLDWMKNNYGKFPIYIHENGQKTFSNSSLDDWSRVKYLHEYIGSMANALRSGSNVKGYFVWCLLDAFELMGGYEISYGLYHVDMNDPSLKRQPKLSAEWYSNFLKGKPMDSKIASEIEKNPHLPSQTSLLYDNSK; from the exons ATGGCTTTGATCTTGAAGGTGTTAGCATTGAAAGAATTACTAAATGTTGCAGTAGTGTTACTAGTAATCCTCCTCCCTAGTGCTTATGGTTTGAGCAGAGATGAATTCCCTTCTTACTTTGTGTTTGGTGCTTCAACTTCAGCTTACCAA GTTGAGGGTGCAGCAAATAAAGATGGCAGGAAGCCAAGCATTTGGGATACCTTCTCCCATGCTGGAAATG gGAATAAGTACCAAAGTAATGGAGATATTGCATGCGACCAATATCACAAATATAAG GAAGATGTGCAACTCATGGCCAACATGGGCTTAGATGCCTATAGATTTTCAATATCATGGTCAAGACTTATTCCAG ACGGAAAAGGATCGGTAAATCCAAAAGGATTACAGTACTACAACAATCTTATAGATGAATTGATAAGCCATG GAATCCAACCACATGTTACATTACATCATTGGGATCTACCACAAAAACTTGAGGATGAATATGGAGGATGGGTTAATCGAAGCATTGT GAAAGATTTCACTGCATATGTTGATGTGTGCTTCAAAGAATTTGGCGATAGAGTTAAGTATTGGACTACGGTGAATGAGGGCAATGTGTATGCATTGTTTGGTTATGATCTTGGCAACTTACCACCTCAGAGGTGTTCTCCTTCTTTTGCAGCTAAATGCTCAAGGGGAAATTCCTCAACTGAGCCATATTTGGTAGCTCATCATATGTTGTTAGCACATGCTTCATCTGCAAGATTGTATAGGAAAAAATATAAG GGCATGCAACATGGATTTATTGGGTTTAATCTTCTTACTTTTGGATTTGTTCCACTGACAAATACTAGTGAAGATATAATTGCCACTCAAAGGGTCCAAGACTTCATGATGGGGTG GTTCCTAAACCCATTTATATTTGGTGAATATCCTGATATAATGAGAAAGAATGCTGGATCAAGACTTCCTTCTTTCACAAAAAAGGAATCAAGTCTTATAAAGGGCTCAATGGACTTCTTAGGAATCAACTTTTACAGctcattttatgttaaaaacaGTCCTGGCATTCAACACATAGAGGATAGAGATTACATAGCAGATATGGAAGTGGAAACTATAA TGCTTACATCAAATCATACATCTCCAAATGAG AATCCAATTACACCATGGATTTTGCAAGGTGTGCTAGACTGGATGAAGAACAATTATGGAAAGTTTCCAATTTACATACATGAAAACG GCCAAAAAACATTTAGTAATTCATCGTTGGATGATTGGTCTAGGGTGAAATACTTGCATGAATACATTGGGAGCATGGCTAATGCACTAAG GAGTGGATCAAATGTCAAAGGTTATTTTGTATGGTGCTTATTGGATGCGTTCGAATTAATGGGTGGATATGAAATAAGTTATGGCTTATATCACGTAGATATGAACGATCCAAGTTTGAAGAGACAACCTAAACTCTCTGCTGAATGGTactcaaattttcttaaagGGAAGCCTATGGACTCAAAGATTGCTAGTGAAATTGAGAAGAATCCACATTTGCCTTCACAGACATCTTTATTATATGATAATTCCAAGTAA
- the LOC25498774 gene encoding beta-glucosidase 11 isoform X1, which translates to MALILKNFSLTELLTAAAVLVVILFSSAYSLNKDEFPSDFVFGVSTSAYQFEGAANEDGRKPSIWDTFAHGGNANMYEGDGDIACDGYHKYKVSVDNKEHIYEDVELMANMGLDAYRFSISWSRLIPDGKGPINPKGLQYYNNLINELINHGIEAHVTLHHWDLPQSLEDEYEGWVSKKIVKDFTSYVDVCFREFGDRVKYWTTVNEVNVYAMYGYDIGMAPPQRCSPSFAANCSRGNSSAEPYLVAHHMLLAHASAARLYRKKYKGMQHGFIGFNLLTFGFVPLTNTSEDIVATQRAQDFMMGWVLNPLTFGDYPDIMKKNAGSRLPSFTIKESNLIKNSIDFLGINFYNLIYVKNSPASLNMEDRDYTQDMAVEITVLIENDTSIDEFPITTKNFQEVLYYLKNDYGNFPIYIHENGHRTFRNSSLNDWSRVKYLHKYIETIANEIRSGSNIKGYFVWSFMDVLEILSGYEESFGLYYIDMKDPNLKRQPKLSAKWYSDFLKRKPMDSKIIMEIENDAPLPSEISLL; encoded by the exons ATGGCTTTGATCTTGAAGAATTTTTCTTTGACAGAATTATTAACTGCTGCAGCAGTGTTAGTAGTAATCCTTTTCTCTAGTGCTTATAGTTTGAACAAAGATGAATTCCCTTCTGACTTTGTGTTTGGTGTATCAACTTCAGCTTACCAA TTTGAAGGTGCAGCAAATGAAGATGGCAGGAAACCAAGCATATGGGATACCTTTGCCCATGGTGGAAATG CGAATATGTACGAGGGTGATGGAGATATTGCATGCGATGGATATCACAAATACAAGGTCAGTGTGGACAATAAGGAACATATATAT GAAGATGTCGAACTCATGGCCAACATGGGCTTAGATGCCTATAGATTTTCAATATCATGGTCAAGACTTATTCCGG ATGGTAAAGGACCCATCAATCCTAAAGGACTACAATATTACAACAACCTCATAAATGAACTGATAAACCACG GAATCGAAGCACATGTTACATTGCACCACTGGGATCTACCACAGTCACTTGAGGATGAGTATGAAGGATGGGTTagcaaaaaaattgt GAAAGATTTCACATCATATGTTGATGTGTGCTTCAGAGAATTTGGTGATCGAGTTAAGTATTGGACCACGGTGAATGAGGTCAATGTGTATGCAATGTATGGCTATGATATTGGAATGGCACCACCTCAGAGGTGTTCTCCTTCCTTTGCAGCTAACTGCTCAAGGGGAAATTCCTCAGCTGAGCCATATTTGGTAGCTCATCATATGTTGTTAGCACATGCTTCAGCTGCAAGATTGTATAGGAAGAAATATAAG GGCATGCAACATGGATTTATTGGGTTTAATCTTCTTACTTTTGGTTTTGTTCCACTAACAAATACTAGTGAAGATATAGTTGCCACTCAAAGGGCCCAAGACTTCATGATGGGGTG GGTTCTAAATCCATTAACATTTGGTGATTATCCTGATATAATGAAAAAGAATGCTGGATCAAGGCTTCCTTCCTTCACAATAAAGGAATCAAATCTGATCAAGAACTCAATTGACTTCTTAGGAATAAACTTTTACAACTTAATATATGTTAAGAACAGTCCTGCAAGCCtgaacatggaggatagagatTACACGCAAGATATGGCAGTGGAAATTACAG TCTTGATAGAAAATGATACATCAATAGATGAG TTTCCGATTACAACCAAGAATTTTCAAGAGGTGTTATATTACTTGAAGAATGATTATGGAAATTTTCCAATTTACATACATGAAAATG GCCATAGAACATTTCGTAATTCATCCTTGAATGATTGGTCTAGGGTGAAGTACTTGCATAAATACATTGAGACCATAGCTAATGAAATAAG GAGTGGATCGAATATAAAAGGTTATTTTGTATGGTCCTTCATGGATGTGCTTGAAATACTGAGTGGATATGAAGAAAGTTTTGGTCTATACTACATAGATATGAAGGATCCAAACTTGAAGAGACAACCTAAGCTCTCTGCTAAATGGTACTCAGATTTTCTGAAAAGGAAACCTATGGACTCAAAGATTATTATGGAAATTGAGAATGATGCACCTTTGCCTTCTGAGATTTCCTTGCTATAA
- the LOC25498774 gene encoding beta-glucosidase 11 isoform X2, whose product MALILKNFSLTELLTAAAVLVVILFSSAYSLNKDEFPSDFVFGVSTSAYQFEGAANEDGRKPSIWDTFAHGGNANMYEGDGDIACDGYHKYKEDVELMANMGLDAYRFSISWSRLIPDGKGPINPKGLQYYNNLINELINHGIEAHVTLHHWDLPQSLEDEYEGWVSKKIVKDFTSYVDVCFREFGDRVKYWTTVNEVNVYAMYGYDIGMAPPQRCSPSFAANCSRGNSSAEPYLVAHHMLLAHASAARLYRKKYKGMQHGFIGFNLLTFGFVPLTNTSEDIVATQRAQDFMMGWVLNPLTFGDYPDIMKKNAGSRLPSFTIKESNLIKNSIDFLGINFYNLIYVKNSPASLNMEDRDYTQDMAVEITVLIENDTSIDEFPITTKNFQEVLYYLKNDYGNFPIYIHENGHRTFRNSSLNDWSRVKYLHKYIETIANEIRSGSNIKGYFVWSFMDVLEILSGYEESFGLYYIDMKDPNLKRQPKLSAKWYSDFLKRKPMDSKIIMEIENDAPLPSEISLL is encoded by the exons ATGGCTTTGATCTTGAAGAATTTTTCTTTGACAGAATTATTAACTGCTGCAGCAGTGTTAGTAGTAATCCTTTTCTCTAGTGCTTATAGTTTGAACAAAGATGAATTCCCTTCTGACTTTGTGTTTGGTGTATCAACTTCAGCTTACCAA TTTGAAGGTGCAGCAAATGAAGATGGCAGGAAACCAAGCATATGGGATACCTTTGCCCATGGTGGAAATG CGAATATGTACGAGGGTGATGGAGATATTGCATGCGATGGATATCACAAATACAAG GAAGATGTCGAACTCATGGCCAACATGGGCTTAGATGCCTATAGATTTTCAATATCATGGTCAAGACTTATTCCGG ATGGTAAAGGACCCATCAATCCTAAAGGACTACAATATTACAACAACCTCATAAATGAACTGATAAACCACG GAATCGAAGCACATGTTACATTGCACCACTGGGATCTACCACAGTCACTTGAGGATGAGTATGAAGGATGGGTTagcaaaaaaattgt GAAAGATTTCACATCATATGTTGATGTGTGCTTCAGAGAATTTGGTGATCGAGTTAAGTATTGGACCACGGTGAATGAGGTCAATGTGTATGCAATGTATGGCTATGATATTGGAATGGCACCACCTCAGAGGTGTTCTCCTTCCTTTGCAGCTAACTGCTCAAGGGGAAATTCCTCAGCTGAGCCATATTTGGTAGCTCATCATATGTTGTTAGCACATGCTTCAGCTGCAAGATTGTATAGGAAGAAATATAAG GGCATGCAACATGGATTTATTGGGTTTAATCTTCTTACTTTTGGTTTTGTTCCACTAACAAATACTAGTGAAGATATAGTTGCCACTCAAAGGGCCCAAGACTTCATGATGGGGTG GGTTCTAAATCCATTAACATTTGGTGATTATCCTGATATAATGAAAAAGAATGCTGGATCAAGGCTTCCTTCCTTCACAATAAAGGAATCAAATCTGATCAAGAACTCAATTGACTTCTTAGGAATAAACTTTTACAACTTAATATATGTTAAGAACAGTCCTGCAAGCCtgaacatggaggatagagatTACACGCAAGATATGGCAGTGGAAATTACAG TCTTGATAGAAAATGATACATCAATAGATGAG TTTCCGATTACAACCAAGAATTTTCAAGAGGTGTTATATTACTTGAAGAATGATTATGGAAATTTTCCAATTTACATACATGAAAATG GCCATAGAACATTTCGTAATTCATCCTTGAATGATTGGTCTAGGGTGAAGTACTTGCATAAATACATTGAGACCATAGCTAATGAAATAAG GAGTGGATCGAATATAAAAGGTTATTTTGTATGGTCCTTCATGGATGTGCTTGAAATACTGAGTGGATATGAAGAAAGTTTTGGTCTATACTACATAGATATGAAGGATCCAAACTTGAAGAGACAACCTAAGCTCTCTGCTAAATGGTACTCAGATTTTCTGAAAAGGAAACCTATGGACTCAAAGATTATTATGGAAATTGAGAATGATGCACCTTTGCCTTCTGAGATTTCCTTGCTATAA
- the LOC25498774 gene encoding beta-glucosidase 11 isoform X3: MYEGDGDIACDGYHKYKVSVDNKEHIYEDVELMANMGLDAYRFSISWSRLIPDGKGPINPKGLQYYNNLINELINHGIEAHVTLHHWDLPQSLEDEYEGWVSKKIVKDFTSYVDVCFREFGDRVKYWTTVNEVNVYAMYGYDIGMAPPQRCSPSFAANCSRGNSSAEPYLVAHHMLLAHASAARLYRKKYKGMQHGFIGFNLLTFGFVPLTNTSEDIVATQRAQDFMMGWVLNPLTFGDYPDIMKKNAGSRLPSFTIKESNLIKNSIDFLGINFYNLIYVKNSPASLNMEDRDYTQDMAVEITVLIENDTSIDEFPITTKNFQEVLYYLKNDYGNFPIYIHENGHRTFRNSSLNDWSRVKYLHKYIETIANEIRSGSNIKGYFVWSFMDVLEILSGYEESFGLYYIDMKDPNLKRQPKLSAKWYSDFLKRKPMDSKIIMEIENDAPLPSEISLL, encoded by the exons ATGTACGAGGGTGATGGAGATATTGCATGCGATGGATATCACAAATACAAGGTCAGTGTGGACAATAAGGAACATATATAT GAAGATGTCGAACTCATGGCCAACATGGGCTTAGATGCCTATAGATTTTCAATATCATGGTCAAGACTTATTCCGG ATGGTAAAGGACCCATCAATCCTAAAGGACTACAATATTACAACAACCTCATAAATGAACTGATAAACCACG GAATCGAAGCACATGTTACATTGCACCACTGGGATCTACCACAGTCACTTGAGGATGAGTATGAAGGATGGGTTagcaaaaaaattgt GAAAGATTTCACATCATATGTTGATGTGTGCTTCAGAGAATTTGGTGATCGAGTTAAGTATTGGACCACGGTGAATGAGGTCAATGTGTATGCAATGTATGGCTATGATATTGGAATGGCACCACCTCAGAGGTGTTCTCCTTCCTTTGCAGCTAACTGCTCAAGGGGAAATTCCTCAGCTGAGCCATATTTGGTAGCTCATCATATGTTGTTAGCACATGCTTCAGCTGCAAGATTGTATAGGAAGAAATATAAG GGCATGCAACATGGATTTATTGGGTTTAATCTTCTTACTTTTGGTTTTGTTCCACTAACAAATACTAGTGAAGATATAGTTGCCACTCAAAGGGCCCAAGACTTCATGATGGGGTG GGTTCTAAATCCATTAACATTTGGTGATTATCCTGATATAATGAAAAAGAATGCTGGATCAAGGCTTCCTTCCTTCACAATAAAGGAATCAAATCTGATCAAGAACTCAATTGACTTCTTAGGAATAAACTTTTACAACTTAATATATGTTAAGAACAGTCCTGCAAGCCtgaacatggaggatagagatTACACGCAAGATATGGCAGTGGAAATTACAG TCTTGATAGAAAATGATACATCAATAGATGAG TTTCCGATTACAACCAAGAATTTTCAAGAGGTGTTATATTACTTGAAGAATGATTATGGAAATTTTCCAATTTACATACATGAAAATG GCCATAGAACATTTCGTAATTCATCCTTGAATGATTGGTCTAGGGTGAAGTACTTGCATAAATACATTGAGACCATAGCTAATGAAATAAG GAGTGGATCGAATATAAAAGGTTATTTTGTATGGTCCTTCATGGATGTGCTTGAAATACTGAGTGGATATGAAGAAAGTTTTGGTCTATACTACATAGATATGAAGGATCCAAACTTGAAGAGACAACCTAAGCTCTCTGCTAAATGGTACTCAGATTTTCTGAAAAGGAAACCTATGGACTCAAAGATTATTATGGAAATTGAGAATGATGCACCTTTGCCTTCTGAGATTTCCTTGCTATAA
- the LOC25498775 gene encoding protein trichome birefringence-like 3, whose translation MIPSGIMKIHRGKMPFPIIIISICILVFIAVLYAERLSFLSSKSIFKFKPCPRKNAKLKSSDKKVDEEIVNTTWIDDRFDFDSEECNIANGKWVFNQSIKPIYTDITCPYIERQFSCIKNGRTDSDYQHWEWQPEDCTLPSFNPVLALKKLQGKRLLFVGDSLQRNQWESFVCLVEWIIPQNQKSMKRGVVHSVFEVKEYNASIEFYWAPYLVESNTDIHFIGDTKKRIIKVDAIKERAKNWTEVDILVFNTYVWWMSGSRIKSLWGSFSNGFEGYEEFDTPVAYKLALKTWANWVDSTINPNKTRVFFTTMSPTHTRSQDWGNMKDEKCFNETKPVRKKKHWGTGSDKRIMSVVAKVVKKMKVPVTFINVTQISEYRIDGHSSVYTENGGKLLSEEERTNPQNADCIHWCLPGVPDTWNQIFLAML comes from the exons ATGATCCCTTCTGGAATAATGAAAATCCATAGAGGAAAAATGCCTTTTCCTATTATTATCATCTCTATTTGTATTCTTGTCTTCATTGCTGTTTTGTATGCAGAGAGACTCAGTTTTCTTTCTTCTAAGTCCATTTTCAAGTTCAAACCTTGCCCTAGAAAAAACGCCAAACTAAAATCAA GTGATAAGAAAGTTGATGAGGAGATTGTAAATACAACATGGATTGATGACAGGTTTGATTTTGACTCAGAAGAATGCAACATTGCCAATGGAAAATGGGTTTTTAACCAATCAATAAAGCCAATCTACACTGACATAACTTGTCCATATATAGAAAGACAATTTTCTTGTATAAAAAATGGTAGAACAGATTCTGATTATCAACATTGGGAGTGGCAGCCAGAAGATTGCACCTTGCCAAG TTTCAATCCAGTGTTAGCTCTCAAAAAACTTCAAGGGAAAAGACTACTATTTGTAGGGGATTCACTTCAAAGAAATCAATGGGAATCTTTTGTATGTTTGGTAGAATGGATCATacctcaaaatcagaaatctaTGAAAAGAGGGGTTGTTCATTCAGTCTTCGAAGTCAAG GAATATAATGCTAGTATAGAATTCTACTGGGCCCCATATCTGGTTGAGTCTAACACTGACATACATTTCATTGGAGATACAAAGAAAAGGATAATAAAAGTGGATGCTATCAAAGAGAGAGCAAAAAATTGGACAGAAGTGGATATCCTTGTTTTCAATACCTATGTATGGTGGATGAGTGGTTCTAGGATTAAATCATT ATGGGGTTCATTTAGCAATGGATTTGAAGGGTATGAAGAATTTGATACACCAGTAGCATACAAGTTAGCTTTGAAGACTTGGGCTAATTGGGTTGACTCAACTAttaatccaaacaaaacaagGGTCTTCTTCACTACAATGTCACCTACACACACAAG AAGTCAAGATTGGGGAAACATGAAAGATGAGAAATGCTTCAATGAGACAAAGCCAGTGAGGAAAAAGAAGCATTGGGGAACTGGTTCTGATAAACGTATAATGAGTGTGGTAGCAAAAGTtgtgaagaaaatgaaagttcCAGTGACATTCATCAACGTAACACAAATATCAGAGTATAGAATTGATGGTCATTCTTCAGTGTATACTGAAAATGGAGGAAAATTGTTAAGTGAAGAAGAGAGGACAAATCCACAAAATGCAGATTGTATACATTGGTGTTTGCCTGGTGTTCCAGATACATGGAATCAAATATTTTTGGCAATGTTATAA
- the LOC112416658 gene encoding uncharacterized protein produces MVCTSTRAGFGGLIRNGAGFYLAGFSRFIPSSTDILHAELSAISHGLKMAKDMGLAPVACYSDSILAINTIKESYSKYHVYAVLLHEIQKQLFQDGGSLHHTLREGNQCADFLAKLGASTDANLVVHLQPPHDLRPLLRLDVQGTLFLRA; encoded by the coding sequence atggtttGTACTTCAACTAGAGCTGGATTTGGAGGCCTCATTCGTAATGGTGCAGGCTTTTATCTTGCTGGCTTCTCAAGGTTTATTCCGTCCTCTACAGATATTTTGCACGCGGAACTTTCAGCAATTTCTCACGGTCTTAAAATGGCAAAGGATATGGGTCTTGCCCCGGTAGCTTGCTATTCAGACTCTATTCTTGCTATCAATACGATCAAGGAATCATACTCCAAATATCACGTCTATGCGGTGTTGCTTcatgaaattcaaaaacaactttttcagGATGGTGGATCTCTTCATCACACGCTCCGCGAAGGAAACCAATGTGCTGACTTTCTCGCCAAGCTGGGAGCTTCGACTGATGCCAATCTGGTCGTGCACCTTCAGCCTCCTCATGACCTTCGTCCGCTGCTTAGGCTAGATGTTCAAGGAACTTTGTTCTTAAGAGCTTAG
- the LOC25498776 gene encoding uncharacterized protein, which yields MAGGNFLHRVISYFVNEVVVNGLANSPAFQRFAVRTSKNMEEISKKAIQTQKELAEQLKDLPKKMESFKNQQ from the exons ATGGCTGGTGGCAATTTTTTGCATAGGGTTATCTCTTACTTTGTGAATGAAGTGGTTGTCAATGGTCTTGCCAATag CCCTGCATTTCAGAGGTTTGCAGTGAGGACGTCAAAGAATATGGAAGAAATTTCAAAAAAGG CTATTCAGACGCAGAAAGAGTTAGCTGAGCAGCTGAAGGACCTCCCAAAAAAAATGGAG TCTTTCAAGAACCAGCAGTGA